From a single Rutidosis leptorrhynchoides isolate AG116_Rl617_1_P2 chromosome 5, CSIRO_AGI_Rlap_v1, whole genome shotgun sequence genomic region:
- the LOC139847696 gene encoding VQ motif-containing protein 9-like — protein sequence MDKGCHSSGQQESSPINPITNPNPNLDSSTTAATTNNNKDHYLQINKFSHKISKPPIKKPFEFDPQNHHHPHHHHQIPHHQPPLILDQPNESQPSNLHYNHHQQQQQQHQPPVYNVSKSDFRDVVQKLTGSPAHERLPSNPVQPVKPQSSRLQRIRPPPLEHIGNRPPAAASSAAIPNFRPAIGNFFAGQRPHHQPLSPLPPLPAVHATAESPISAYMRCFQTNVTGFNQVLPQGPDFPAPSSPLPFGCLPPMLSPGHPFSPTNQFGFQQLTPLSSAPPAPSPR from the coding sequence ATGGATAAAGGCTGTCATTCATCTGGGCAACAAGAATCTTCTCCTATAAACCCAAttacaaaccctaaccctaacctcgATTCTTCAACTACTGctgctactactaataataacaaagatCATTACTTACAAATTAACAAATTTTCACACAAGATTTCAAAACCCCCTATTAAAAAGCCCTTTGAATTTGACCCCcaaaatcatcatcatcctcatcatcatcatcaaatccctCATCATCAACCACCATTGATCTTAGATCAACCAAATGAATCTCAGCCCTCCAATCTTCATTacaaccaccaccaacaacaacagcaacagcatcaACCACCGGTTTACAACGTCAGCAAAAGCGATTTCCGAGACGTTGTTCAAAAACTCACCGGTTCACCTGCTCACGAACGTTTACCTTCAAACCCGGTTCAACCCGTAAAACCACAAAGCTCTAGGTTACAACGAATCCGACCGCCGCCACTTGAACACATCGGTAACCGGCCTCCAGCCGCCGCAAGTTCCGCCGCAATCCCTAACTTCAGACCAGCTATCGGGAACTTCTTTGCCGGTCAACGGCCACACCATCAGCCTTTATCGCCGTTGCCTCCGTTGCCGGCGGTACACGCGACGGCTGAATCCCCGATCTCGGCTTACATGAGGTGCTTTCAGACGAACGTTACCGGATTTAATCAGGTACTACCTCAGGGACCCGATTTTCCGGCGCCGTCGTCTCCGCTGCCGTTCGGGTGCTTACCTCCGATGTTATCGCCTGGACATCCGTTTTCACCGACAAATCAATTCGGATTTCAACAATTAACGCCGCTGTCTTCGGCACCACCGGCACCAAGCCCTAGATGA